The nucleotide window CCGGTCGATGTGAGGAGCTTCCCGGTCAAGGGCGCCGTCTTCGCCGTGCAACTGATCGACCGGGGCCGCGACTGGGGCGACGAGGAACTGGCCGGCGCGCATCACGCGGCCGCCCAGCTGAAGGTCTCCTGCCGCTGAGCGCGTCCTGCCGGGCCGGGTTTCCCGCTCCGGTGCCGGCGGTGACGCCCCCTGACGTGCGCATTACCTCCCGGGTAATCGACCCGTTCCGCGGTGAGCGGCATGGTGGTCGCACCGGGTTCCGAGGCGGCTTACCCCGTCTCGGGGCCCGGCCACCGACCAGCGTGCACATCCCCGACGGAGGCTGATTCCCATGTCCGCGACCACCCTCTCCGGCCTGGCCCGCACCGCCGAGCCGCTCACCATGCTCCGCCGGTTCCTCGTCCTCGACGCCGTGGTCACCGGAGTCAACGGACTCGCCTATGTGGCCGCGTCCGGACCGCTGGGCCGCCTGCTGGGCGTCGATCCGACGCTGCTCCTCTGGCTCGGCGTCTTCCTCCTGGCGTTCGCGGCCGACGTCGGCTGGCTCGCCTCCCGGCGCGAGCCCTCCGCCTTCCTGACCCGTCTCGTGATCGACGTGAACGCCGTCTGGGTGGTGGCGAGCATCGCCGCACTCGCCCTCTGGCTGACGCCCACCACCGTCGGCGCCGTGTGGGGGCTCATGCAGGCCGCCACCGTGGGTGGGTTCGCGGCACTGCAGTTCGGTGCCCTGCGGCTCAGGCGCTGAGCGAGCGGAGGTACGCGGCGGTCTCCCGGTCAGCGGGCAGGAAGGTCTCGATGGCCAGCTCGGCCACCGTCACATCCATGGGTGTGTTGAACGTCGAGATCGACGAGATGAACGACAGCACCCGGCCGTCGTGCTCGATCCGCAGCGGCAGCGCGAAGTACGGGACCGGCTCGGCCGGCTCCACGCCCGCGTCCCGCACCGGATACGCCGACACCTCCTCGTACAGCTCGCGCAGCGCGTCGGAGCGGACCAGGGCGATCTGCCGTTCCATCTGGGCGAGGAGGTGACCACGCCACTCCCGCAGATTGCGGATCCTCGGCGCCAGGCCCTCCGGGTGGAGGGTCAGGCGCATCGCGTTGAGCGGGGGAGCGAGCAGCCGTTCCGGTACGCCCTCCAGGAGCATCGTCATGCCGTTGTTCGCGGCGACCACGTCGTAGGTCGCGTCGACCACGAGCGCCGGGTACGGCTCGTACCCGGTGAGCAGCTGCAGGAGTCCGGTGCGCAATGTGTCCAGTGCCGGGTCGTCGAGCGGGGTCTCCGGATAGGTGGGGGCGTAACCCGCCGCCAGCAGGAGGGAGTTGCGCTCCCGCACCGGGATGTCCAGGTGCTCGGCCAGTCGCAGGACCATGTCCTGGCTGGGGCGCGAGCGGCCCGTCTCGACGAAACTGATGTGCCGGGCCGAGGAGTCCGCGCGCAGCGCGAGTTCCAGTTGGCTGAGGCGGCGGCGCTCACGCCAGCCGCGCAGCAGGGGCCCTACTCCCGTACCCACCGCGACGGTTGTGGTCATGCGGTCACCGTATCCGCGTATCCGGCCGTTTCCTGCTCCAGGAAGTGAAAGCCGGGCCGCGGGTGCATCAGGAAGTCGTGGTGCGAGATGTTCCAGGCGTACGCGCCCGCCAGGGCGAAGGCCACCCGGTCACCTGCTCGGAGCCCTGGGGCGGGAACGGAGCGGGACAGCACAGCGCCGGTTTCGTAGGGCTGCGCGGCCGACTGCTCCTCTCGGCGGCGTATGTGGTCCATTCCGCGAACGAAGCAGATTCGTTCTCGGAGACGTTGGGGCGCACTGACGCCTTGTACTTCACCGTCGTGGCGGCGGGTGGCACCCTGTTCTCCCACCTGCCAGGGCTGAGCCCGGTCGCGGGGTTCGTGATGGGTACCGGAGCGATGAGCGCCGCGATGCTGAGGCTTCCGCTGGTCTCCGTACCGCTCGCCACACTGCTGATCGGGACACAGGGGCTCACCGTCATGCCGCTGGTGATCGTCGCAGACGTGGTCTCGTAAGTCACGACGGCGAAGCTCACACCTCCGCCCGCCCCGGAGCCGGGGCAGGAACCGAAGTCGGGCCGGAAACAGCTGTGAGCTCGCCGGGCGTGCGGCGGCCAGGTTTGGTCCAAGTCGTCCGGAGCACCGTCCGGAGTTAGCTTTGTAGGTGGATGCGCCTATCTCGTTCGGCCGGGCCGCAACACCGTCGGTTGTGGCAGTGCCCCGGCCGGTTCCGCCGCCGACGTCAACGGCAGGACCCGCGAACCGGCGACCCCGCTGCCGTCGGTGCGAGCTTCGTCCCGAGCACCGAAACAGTCGATCCGTTCCTGACGGCCATGGCCAACACCCTGCGCGTAGGCCACCACATCGTGGAGCGTCCACAATGAACGACAACCATCTTTCCGGCGACGAGACACGGCACCTCACCCCGCGGGAGCGGGTCGCCCGCGGCAAGGCAGCACGCGCCGACGTACCCCGTTCCAGCCACGCCGAGTTCAGGCTCCCACCGAAGCGCACGGACCCGGTGAAGATCATCGAGAAGCAGTCCGCGACGCGAGTGCCGGAACTCGTGCCGATCCGCTACGGCAGGATGAGCGAGGCGCCGTTCCGCTTCTACCGCGGGGCCGCCGCCATCATGGCGGCCGACCTCGCGGAGACGCCGCGCAGCGGGTTCAGGGTGCAGTGCTGCGGCGACGCGCACATGCTGAACTTCCGGTTGCTCGCCTCTCCGGAGCGCCGCCTGATGTTCGACATCAACGACTTCGACGAGACGCTGCCCGGACCGTGGGAATGGGACGTCAAGCGGCTGTCGGCCAGCCTGGTCATCGCGGGCCGGGCGAACGGCTTCGGTTCCAAGGAGCGGGCGTCGGTGGTGCGGGCGG belongs to Streptomyces finlayi and includes:
- a CDS encoding helix-turn-helix domain-containing protein produces the protein MTTTVAVGTGVGPLLRGWRERRRLSQLELALRADSSARHISFVETGRSRPSQDMVLRLAEHLDIPVRERNSLLLAAGYAPTYPETPLDDPALDTLRTGLLQLLTGYEPYPALVVDATYDVVAANNGMTMLLEGVPERLLAPPLNAMRLTLHPEGLAPRIRNLREWRGHLLAQMERQIALVRSDALRELYEEVSAYPVRDAGVEPAEPVPYFALPLRIEHDGRVLSFISSISTFNTPMDVTVAELAIETFLPADRETAAYLRSLSA